CAAAGTACCAATTTGATGGGAATTGCTAATAAAACCTTTGAAAGAGAGAATCTTAGATTCTCTCTTTCTTTATAGCTATAAAAATATTTAGGAGGAAAAATGAAGCTAATAGTAGGACTTGGAAATCCAGGAAGAGAGTATGAAAGAACAAGACACAATGTTGGATTTGATATACTTGACGAATTTGCAGATAAAAAGGGATTTAATCAATTTAAAGAAAAATTTCAGGGATTAATAACAGAAAAAACAATAGATGGAGAAAAAGTTATTCTTTTAAAACCTCAAACATATATGAATTTAAGTGGAAATTCAGTAGTTCAGGTTGTGAAATTTTATAAGATAGATCCAGCTACAGAGTTAGTGGTAGTATATGATGATATGGATTTACCATTAGGTAAAACAAGAGTTAAAGTAAATGGGAGTGCTGGAGGACATAATGGTATAAAATCTATTATATCTCATTTAGGGCAAGATTTTATTAGAGTTAAATGTGGTATTGGAAAAGCAAAAAATAAAGATGAAAATATAAATTTTGTATTGGGTAGATTCACAAAAGAGGAATCTGAGCTTGTAGATCCAATGTTTAATTCAGTAAAAAATTTATTGG
This genomic window from Cetobacterium sp. ZOR0034 contains:
- the pth gene encoding aminoacyl-tRNA hydrolase, with protein sequence MKLIVGLGNPGREYERTRHNVGFDILDEFADKKGFNQFKEKFQGLITEKTIDGEKVILLKPQTYMNLSGNSVVQVVKFYKIDPATELVVVYDDMDLPLGKTRVKVNGSAGGHNGIKSIISHLGQDFIRVKCGIGKAKNKDENINFVLGRFTKEESELVDPMFNSVKNLLDDVINDTQIDKIMQKYNKK